From Sparus aurata chromosome 9, fSpaAur1.1, whole genome shotgun sequence, a single genomic window includes:
- the mrasa gene encoding ras-related protein M-Ras, with translation MATSAVPSDNLPTYKLVVVGDGGVGKSALTIQFFQKIFVPDYDPTIEDSYLKHTEIDGQWAILDVLDTAGQEEFSAMREQYMRTGDGFLIVFSVTDKASFEHVDRFHQLILRVKDREAFPMVLVANKVDLVHLRKVTSDQGQEMAAKHSITYIETSAKDPPMNVDKAFHELVRVIRQQVPERNQKKKKKMKWRAERSTGSHRFHCAIL, from the exons ATGGCGACCAGCGCTGTGCCAAGCGACAACCTGCCAACGTACaagctggtggtggtgggggatgGTGGCGTTGGGAAGAGTGCCCTCACCATCCAGTTTTTCCAGAAGATCTTCGTGCCAGACTACGATCCCACGATAGAGGACTCGTATCTTAAACACACAGAGATAGATGGACAGTGGGCAATACTGGATG TGCTGGACACAGCCGGTCAGGAGGAATTCAGTGCGATGAGGGAGCAGTATATGAGGACAGGAGATGGCTTCCTCATCGTCTTCTCTGTGACGGACAAGGCCAGCTTTGAACACGTGGACCGATTCCATCAACTCATACTACGGGTCAAAGACAG GGAGGCCTTCCCCATGGTGTTGGTGGCAAACAAAGTGGATTTGGTCCATCTGAGAAAGGTCACCTCTGATCAGGGCCAAGAGATGGCTGCAAAACATAGT ATAACTTATATTGAAACCAGTGCCAAGGATCCTCCAATGAATGTGGACAAAGCCTTTCATGAGCTGGTTCGTGTTATAAG acaACAAGTCCCTGAGCgaaatcagaagaagaaaaagaagatgaaatgGAGAGCAGAACGTTCCACAGGCTCCCACAGGTTCCACTGTGCCATATTGTGA